Genomic DNA from Aquisalimonas asiatica:
TAACGGCGGCAGCTCGTGCATCCACTCCCGGTAGTAGCGCTGGTCGTAGGCACCGTGGTGCGTCCCCAGCCAACCGACACGGTTCAGGCGCGCTTCAACGGTGGCCAGCGCCTCCCGGGGCACCAGGAGATCGATATCGGAGAACTGCCGCCCGGCGGCAGGCGGCAATCCGGCCAGGGCGTAGGCCGCCCCCTTCAGTAACACCACCCGCGGCACCACACCGGCGAGCAGCTCGGCGAGATACGCCACTTCGCGGACAACGGCGCGCCGCTGCGCCTCTGCCGCCAGCCAGGCCGAGTGCAGGTGTGCAGCCGGCGCCGCGGGAACCGCTCCCAGGGCACCAGCCTGCTGCAGCGCCCAGTACACACGGCCCAGCAAGCCGGCCTCCCGTCCCGCGGCAATCAGCCGCTCCCAGTCCCGGGGGCTCACCCCGTGCGCGGCACCAGGCGCACGCAGCAGCGCCACCAGCCCGGTGCCGGCCGTATCAGCTCGTGGGCGGCTGCGCATCGATCGTCCGTATCAGCCCATGGCCTTCATCCAGCGTGCCGTACTGGACTTCGTAGGCAGGCACACGCTGCACCAGTTCCGACAACAGCCGGAACGCACGCTCGCCCAGCACCTGATAGTTGAAACTCTGGTTCACGAGCGCGAGGAACGCATCCGCCGGATGGCACGCCTCCAGCTCCGCCGCGACACCGGGGCGATACCGGGGGAATACCACCGCCTCGATGTGCCCGGGCAAACGGGCCTGCTCGATACTGCGCCGGCTCGGGCGGAGGTGGGCCACCTGCCCCTTGGTGGTGTCGTTGACGGGCTCCCCCAGGACCGCCTGGGGAAAATCGCGCTGGATGACGTGAATGGCAGCATTCTTCAGCCCCAACGGGCGCGGAAACGGCTGAACGGCCCCGGTATCCACGTCCAGCAGCACCAGCTCGTCGGTCAGAAGCCGCCATCCCGAGAGCATCAGGGCCGCCACCAGGGTGCTCTTGCCACTCCCGGATGCGCCCGGAAACAGGTAGGTGCGTCCTTCCCGCTCGGCGGCGGCCGCGTGGAGCACAAGATAGTGATGCAGGTGAGAAGACACGCACCAGTTCAGCCCCCACTCCAGCATCGCGACCGCGTGGTGTCGCGGCAGTGGCTGAAACGGGGCGACGCGGCCGAGGTAGAACTGCGCCTGGGGCCGCAACCAGCGCCGCGGTCCCGGCGGCGCGTCCACACGCGCGCGGAAGTCCGCGAATCCGCCAGGCTCCAGCACGGGATAATCGTGATACAACGTTTGCAGGCCCCGCCGTACCGTCCCCAGAGACGAGAACACCCGCAGGCCCAGCCGCCCGACCCGGAGCCCCAGCCCCGGGCCTTGCAGGGCACGCTTCAGGGCATCCGATGACAGCTCCGAGACGGTCAGTGGCGCGGACATTGTTCGATGATCCCCGCCCGTGCAAGCCCCTCCAGCAGCTGTAGCAGCTCCCCCTGGTGAGGCGGTGGAGCGCCGCCGGGCCAGGCACGCGCTACGTCTCCGGCCCCGAGCGGGAAGCCGGCCCGCTCCACCAGGACGCTCAGGCTCAGCCCCGCTTCCGGCGACAGCAGATGGGTGCTTTCCTCGTCACGCAGAAACACCAGGAGCCGGTTTCCTGCCCACGCGGTCACCATGGATTCCGGTACGACACGATAATTCACGAGCCGCCCCTCGACGACTGTCCGCGGTCAGGCCCGCATGTCGCCTGCGTAGTTCCTGGCGTCAAGGACACAGACTTGATTGTTGGCTTCCGCAAGCTCGTCGCTCAGCGACTGGAGCTCGCCGGGGTCGCCCTGCTGGTCGGCAAAGGCGGACAGCCCCTGCAACGAGCTGATGCGTGACTGCCCTGTGATTACACCGCTGCCGCCGCCTGACTGCCCCCCGTGACGGGCGCCACCCGACCCCTTGCCACCGCCCCGATAGGCCTCATAGGCCCGATGAAACGCGTTGACGATATCGTCGCGATGAACCACGGAGCCGTTGACGCTGTACCCGGACGCGATGACCGGATGGGACGCGTTCAGATACGCAGCGGCGGTCTGGAACAGGCACTCCCGCATGAGCGCCTCCGTACCCACGTCCATCATGCCGAACCCGAGGTTGCCCGAGACGGCATCGGCCATGGCAATGTCATCCCATTGTGCGAGCTCATCCGGCTCCATGATCTCGCCGAGACGGAAGACACGGGCGAAACTGGCGCTCGGGCTCACGCCCGTGTCCTGCCACGCCTGGTTCCACTCCACGTCCCCCACCCGCCGGACATTCCCCTCCCCGCGCCAGAACGCAGCGGAGCAGCCCAGCGCACAGGTTTCCCAGCCGGGATTCAGGGAGGAGTTGGCGGATGCGACAGCGGATGCCGTGCAATTGACGTTCGCCCAGACGGGCCGATGGGCCAGCGTCATGACAACGGGCACGCCGCCCACGAGACCCTGGGTCAGACGCCGGCGGCGGCGATCAACCCTGTCGGCCGTGGCCTGTTGTGACTGGCCACGCTCACCACCCGCGCCCTTTGGCTCTCTCGCGTCCATGGACAACCCCCTCTCTCGGTGCCGCAGCCTATGCCCGTCTACCGGCGTGCCGGGAAGGACCCACCACTGATGCCGGCCGTTTCGCCAACCAGTTCACATTTCAGAGAATGTCCGCGGACGGGAGAGTGCGTCTGTGCGCCACCGTACAGACAGCGCAAGAAGGACGGGCCGGGAAGAGAGATGACAAGCGGTACCTGCGGCACCGCTTAACTGAGAATGGCGGAGAGGGTGAAAATGGCGGAGAGGGTGGGATTCGAACCCACGGACCCTTGCGGGTCAACGGTTTTCAAGACCGCCGCTTTCGGCCGCTCAGCCACCTCTCCGCGGAAGCGGTATTGTCTCCATTCGGCCCGCCGAGGGCAAACGGCGCGGTTCAGTACGCGTCGCTGACCACGGGCGAGATACTCGTCTCGGCAGCGTGGATGCGTCGAACCGACTCGGCGACCATACCGGGCCCCTGGTAGATCAGGCCGGTATACAGCTGCACCAGGCTGGCTCCGGCATGCAGTTTTCGCAATGCGTCGGCGCCGGAGGCCACGCCGCCCACAGCGATGATCGGCAGCCGGCCCTGCAGGTGATCGCTGAGTAACCGCACCACCTCGGTGGAGCGGTGCATCAGGGGCCGCCCGCTCAGCCCCCCGGCCTCGTCACCATGGCGGTGACTGGCGATCGCCCCCGGGCGCTCAAGGGTGGTATTGGTGGCGGCGACGCCGTCCAGCCGGTGGCGGACCAGGGCGTCCGCCATGCCCAGCAGCTGCTCATCACTCATGTCCGGCGCAATCTTGACCACCAGCGGGACGTAGCGGTCCCACGCCACACTGAGCCGGAGCTGCTCGGCCTTGAGCCCGCCCAGGAGGTCGTCCAGCAGGCTGCCGTGCTGGAGATCACGCAGGCCAGGGGTATTGGGCGACGACACGTTGATGGTGATGTAGTCGGCGTGGGGGTAGACACGGGTCATGCAGGCCAGGTAATCATCCAGCGCCTGCTCCACCGGGGTATCCCGGTTCTTGCCGATATTGACGCCAAGCACGCCCTTGTAGGTCGAGCGGCGCAGCCGGCCCACCAGGTAGTCGACGCCCTTGTTGTTGAACCCCAGCCGGTTGATCAGCGCCCGCTCCTCCGGCAGGCGGAACAGCCTTGGCCTGGGGTTGCCGTCCTGCGGGCGCGG
This window encodes:
- a CDS encoding HprK-related kinase A, which codes for MSAPLTVSELSSDALKRALQGPGLGLRVGRLGLRVFSSLGTVRRGLQTLYHDYPVLEPGGFADFRARVDAPPGPRRWLRPQAQFYLGRVAPFQPLPRHHAVAMLEWGLNWCVSSHLHHYLVLHAAAAEREGRTYLFPGASGSGKSTLVAALMLSGWRLLTDELVLLDVDTGAVQPFPRPLGLKNAAIHVIQRDFPQAVLGEPVNDTTKGQVAHLRPSRRSIEQARLPGHIEAVVFPRYRPGVAAELEACHPADAFLALVNQSFNYQVLGERAFRLLSELVQRVPAYEVQYGTLDEGHGLIRTIDAQPPTS
- a CDS encoding quinone-dependent dihydroorotate dehydrogenase, encoding MSYRLLRRLLFQLDAERAHAVALSGVRASHALGLNRLIAGVVPTLEQRVFGLHFSNPLGLAAGLDKNGDAINALGSLGFGFIEVGTVTPRPQDGNPRPRLFRLPEERALINRLGFNNKGVDYLVGRLRRSTYKGVLGVNIGKNRDTPVEQALDDYLACMTRVYPHADYITINVSSPNTPGLRDLQHGSLLDDLLGGLKAEQLRLSVAWDRYVPLVVKIAPDMSDEQLLGMADALVRHRLDGVAATNTTLERPGAIASHRHGDEAGGLSGRPLMHRSTEVVRLLSDHLQGRLPIIAVGGVASGADALRKLHAGASLVQLYTGLIYQGPGMVAESVRRIHAAETSISPVVSDAY